One part of the Malus sylvestris chromosome 2, drMalSylv7.2, whole genome shotgun sequence genome encodes these proteins:
- the LOC126613455 gene encoding DNA topoisomerase 2-like isoform X1: MAIEKKLPLQTSNNANIDHPAPADGGGGKGKTIEEMYQKKSQLEHILLRPDTYIGSIEKHTSNLWVYQNGEMVNRSITYVPGLYKIFDEILVNAADNKQRDPSMDSVKVTIDVEQNCISVYNNGAGVPVEIHQEERVYVPELIFGHLLTSSNYDDTVKKTTGGRNGYGAKLTNIFSTEFIIETADGMRLKKYKQVFTNNMGNKTTPVITKCKESENWTRVTYKPDLSKFNMTHLEDDVVALMQKRVIDLAGCLGKTVKVELNGTRVPVKSFLDYVDLYLQSAGKSRDTPLLRMTEKVNDRWEICVSLSDGQFQQVSFVNGIATIKGGTHVNYVTDQITNHVMNVVNKKNKNANLKAHNVKNYLWVFVNALIDNPAFDSQTKETLTIRPNSFGSKCELTPAFLSKVAKSGIVDSLLSWANFKQNKDLKKTDGTKTERVHNINKLEDANHAGGKNSEKCTLILTEGDSAKALAMAGLAVVGRDHYGVFPLRGKLLNVREASTTQVRDNEEIKNIKRILGLQQDKEYTSLKSLRYGSLMIMTDQDHDGSHIKGLLINFIHSFWPSLLKIPSFLVEFITPIVKATHKNGNTLAFYSMPEYEAWKESLRGNASGWSIKYYKGLGTSTSKEGRDYFQNLDQHKKDFIWIDERDGEAIELAFSKKKIEERKSWLRQFEPGVHLDQKEKLIKYSDFVHKELIQFSMADLQRSIPSMVDGLKPGQRKILFSSFKRNFVKEAKVAQFSGYVSEHSAYHHGEQSLASTIIGMAQDFVGSNNINLLQPNGQFGTRNLGGKDHASARYIYTRLSPITRFLFSKDDDRLLDYLNEDGQSIEPTWYVPIIPTVLVNGSEGIGTGWSSYIPNYNPRDIVANVRRLLDGDAMVPMDPWYRGFTGTIEKTVKESGVSYTACGIIDEVNETSLRISELPIRRWTQDYKEFLESISEGNDKAKDPFIEGFTQHSDHSTVDIIVHLREEKLMVAKQEGLLKKFKLTTSISTSNMHLFDRKGVIKKFDTPEQILEDFFHLRLEFYEKRKKVLLENLELELLKLENKVRFILGVVNGEIIVSNRKRADLFLELQQKGFTPFPKKTKALEPEVAGATENTEDTEENSEAAVEKGARISDYEYLISMAIGTLTIERVQALLADRDKANAEVDELRKSTPRSLWLKDLDALEMELNELEKSEALAEEAKKRARTQVKNVPASKGTKQAPKPRKNAKKANNAEASSSVMEIEKAPEIAKRRGGAGPKKAPAAKKQVKSSVVLSDDDDDEVLELKERLAAYNLDSSPENSAGKDTEVPQEPVQKKEANKKVVMQLDSDDDFEEEIAAAPKRGGTKAAGKPKAAASKPPAAAKKRGAAANKQQPQTSSGQKLLTDMLKPAAESSRASPEPKVRKMRASPFNKKSGSVMGRVGLADEMIESDDKVDTPSTEERSEAPVVARARPQRVNRRQTRYVLSDSESEPASEDSDFDAVDDIDDD, translated from the exons ATGGCGATCGAGAAGAAACTCCCACTCCAAACCAGCAACAACGCCAACATCGACCACCCAGCCCCGGCCGATGGCGGCGGCGGCAAAGGCAAGACGATCGAAGAAATGTACCAGAAGAAGAGCCAGCTGGAGCACATCTTGCTCCGACCAGATACCTACATTGGGTCGATCGAGAAGCACACCTCGAACCTATGGGTCTACCAAAACGGCGAGATGGTCAACCGTTCCATCACCTACGTTCCCGGACTGTACAAGATCTTCGATGAGATCCTCGTCAATGCCGCCGATAACAAACAGCGAGATCCATCAATGGACTCCGTCAAAGTCACCATTGACGTCGAGCAGAACTGCATCAGCGTCTACAACAATGGCGCTGGGGTTCCCGTCGAGATTCATCAGGAGGAGAGGGTCTACGTCCCGGAGTTGATCTTCGGACACCTCCTGACCAGCAGCAATTACGACGATACAGTGAAGAAGACCACCGGTGGACGCAACGGCTACGGCGCCAAGCTTACGAACATCTTCTCCACCGAGTTCATAATCGAGACGGCAGACGGTATGCGACTGAAGAAGTATAAGCAG GTGTTCACCAACAACATGGGGAACAAGACTACGCCAGTCATCACAAAGTGCAAAGAGAGTGAGAACTGGACCAGGGTTACGTATAAGCCCGACCTGTCGAAGTTTAATATGACCCATCTGGAAGATGATGTGGTGGCGTTGATGCAAAAGAGAGTAATTGACTTGGCTGGATGCCTTGGAAAGACAGTGAAGGTTGAGCTGAACGGAACGAGGGTCCCTGTAAAGTCATTTCTTGATTACGTTGACCTCTACTTACAATCTGCTGGAAAATCTAGAGATACTCCCCTTCTAAG GATGACAGAGAAAGTCAATGATAGGTGGGAGATTTGCGTGAGTCTCAGCGACGGGCAGTTTCAACAG GTCAGCTTTGTGAATGGAATTGCAACAATCAAGGGCGGAACTCATGTGAATTACGTAACAGATCAGATCACGAACCATGTGATGAATGTTGTAAATAAGAAGAACAAGAATGCCAACCTCAAAGCCCATAATGTGAAGAATTATCTATGGGTCTTTGTCAATGCTCTTATTGACAACCCTGCATTTGATTCCCAAACAAAGGAAACTCTCACTATTCGCCCAAATAGTTTTGGATCTAAATGTGAACTTACACCGGCCTTCTTAAGTAAAG TTGCAAAATCTGGAATTGTGGATAGTCTTCTCTCTTGGGCAAATTTTAAACAGAACAAAGACCTGAAGAAAACTGATGGAACTAAAACAGAGAGGGTTCATAATATCAACAAGCTTGAGGATGCTAACCATGCTGGAGGAAAGAATTCTGAGAAGTGTACTTTGATATTGACAGAAGGAGACTCAGCTAAGGCTCTTGCA ATGGCGGGTCTTGCTGTTGTGGGTAGAGATCATTACGGTGTTTTTCCGTTGAGAGGTAAACTGCTCAATGTAAGAGAAGCTAGTACCACTCAGGTCAGGGATAATGAGGAAATTAAGAATATCAAGAGGATTCTGGGACTGCAGCAAGATAAAGAGTATACCAGTCTTAAGTCCTTGAGATATGGCAGTCTGATGATTATGACTGATCAG GACCATGATGGTTCCCACATCAAGGGACTCCTTATCAACTTCATTCATTCCTTCTGGCCATCGCTGCTTAAAATTCCATCTTTTTTGGTTGAGTTTATAACTCCGATTGTCAAG GCAACACACAAAAATGGGAATACCCTTGCATTTTACTCCATGCCTGAGTATGAGGCATGGAAGGAAAGTTTGAGGGGCAATGCAAGTGGCTGGTCCATAAAATATTATAAG GGGTTGGGAACAAGCACGTCTAAAGAAGGAAGGGACTATTTTCAAAATCTTGATCAGCACAAGAAAGACTTTATTTGGATAGATGAGCGTGATGGGGAGGCAATTGAGCTTGCTTTCAGtaagaagaaaatagaagagAGGAAGAGCTGGCTTCGGCAGTTTGAG CCTGGAGTACATCTTGATCAGAAGGAGAAGCTTATTAAGTACAGTGACTTTGTTCACAAGGAACTTATACAGTTTTCCATGGCGGACCTGCAAAGGTCTATTCCGTCAATGGTTGATGGCTTGAAGCCAGGTCAAAGGAAGATTCTCTTTAGCTCCTTTAAGAGGAACTTTGTCAAGGAAGCAAAAGTTGCCCAGTTTTCTGGTTACGTGTCTGAGCATTCTGCCTACCACCATGGTGAGCAGAGTCTTGCAAGTACTATCATTGGGATGGCACAGGATTTTGTGGGGAGCAATAATATCAATCTTCTTCAACCGAATGGTCAATTTGGTACCCGTAACTTG GGAGGCAAAGACCATGCAAGTGCTCGTTATATATATACTCGACTTTCTCCTATTACAAGGTTCCTTTTCTCAAAGGATGATGATAGACTTCTTGACTACTTGAATGAAGATGGGCAATCTATTGAGCCAACTTG GTATGTGCCAATTATTCCAACGGTGCTTGTTAATGGTAGTGAAGGAATTGGGACAGGGTGGAGCTCTTACATTCCTAATTATAACCCGAGAGACATTGTTGCAAATGTGAGGCGTTTGCTTGATGGTGATGCAATGGTGCCAATGGATCCCTGGTACAGGGGATTTACTGGAACTATTGAGAAAACTGTCAAGGAGTCTGGTGTGAGCTACACTGCCTGTGGGATCATAGACGAAGTCAATGAGACGTCACTCAGGATTTCAGAGCTGCCAATCCGTAGGTGGACTCAAGATTATAAGGAATTCCTCGAGTCTATCTCTGAAGGAAATGATAAAGCCAAGGATCCATTCATTGAG GGTTTCACACAGCACAGTGATCACAGTACTGTAGATATCATAGTCCACTTGCGTGAGGAGAAACTGATGGTGGCCAAGCAAGAGGGTTTGCTGAAGAAATTTAAACTGACCACCAGCATAAGCACGAGTAATATGCACCTGTTTGATCGAAAAGGCGTGATAAAGAAATTTGACACTCCAGAACAAA tTCTTGAGGACTTTTTTCACTTAAGGCTTGAATTCTATGAGAAAAGAAAG aaagtgctattggaAAACCTTGAGTTGGAACTGTTGAAATTGGAGAACAAGGTTAGGTTTATCCTTGGTGTCGTAAATGGAGAGATCATTGTGAGCAATAGAAAGAGAGCTGATCTATTCCTTGAGCTCCAACAGAAAGGTTTCACTCCTTTTCCGAAGAAAACCAAAGCCCTAGAGCCAGAAGTTGCAGGGGCAACTGAAAATACAGAAGATACAGAAGAGAACTCTGAGGCTGCTGTTGAAAAGGGAGCACGGATTAGTGACTATGAGTATCTAATATCCATGGCAATTGGGACCTTGACCATTGAGAGGGTTCAGGCCCTATTGGCTGATAGGGATAAGGCCAATGCAGAGGTTGATGAGTTGAGGAAATCAACACCAAGGTCACTGTGGTTGAAGGATCTTGATGCTCTTGAAATGGAACTCAAT GAGCTGGAGAAAAGTGAGGCTTTAGCAGAGGAGGCAAAAAAGAGAGCAAGAACCCAAGTGAAAAATGTACCTGCTTCTAAGGGTACTAAACAAGCACCTAAACCACGGAAAAATGCTAAGAAGGCCAACAATGCAGAGGCTTCCAGTTCTGTGATGGAAATAG AGAAAGCTCCTGAGATAGCGAAAAGGAGAGGAGGAGCAGGTCCAAAGAAAGCTCCTGCAGCCAAGAAG CAAGTGAAATCCTCTGTTGTTCtgagtgatgatgatgatgatgaagtgcTTGAGCTGAAAGAAAGACTTGCTGCCTATAACCTTGATTCGTCTCCTGAAAATTCCGCAG GCAAGGATACTGAAGTGCCACAAGAACCAGTCCAGAAGAAAGAAGCTAACAAAAAGGTGGTCATGCAACTAGACAGCGACGATGATTTCGAAGAAGAAATAGCAGCTGCCCCAAAGAGGGGAGGGACAAAAGCTGCTGGAAAGCCAAAGGCGGCAGCATCAAAACCCCCAGCGGCAGCAAAGAAAAGAGGCGCAGCAGCTAACAAGCAGCAGCCTCAAACTTCATCAGGCCAGAAGCTTTTAACTGACATGTTGAAGCCTGCTGCTGAAAGTTCCAGGGCTTCACCTGAGCCAAAAGTGAGGAAGATGAGGGCATCGCCATTCAACAAGAAAAGTGGTTCTGTGATGGGCAGAGTTGGTTTGGCAGATGAGATGATTGAAAGCGATGACAAGGTGGACACTCCTTCCACTGAAGAAAGAAGTGAAGCTCCAGTTGTAGCAAGAGCTAGACCTCAGAGGGTGAATCGCAGGCAGACAAGGTATGTGTTGAGTGATTCCGAGAGTGAGCCGGCCAGTGAAGATTCCGACTTTGATGCAGTTGATGACATTGACGATGATTAG
- the LOC126613455 gene encoding DNA topoisomerase 2-like isoform X2, whose protein sequence is MAIEKKLPLQTSNNANIDHPAPADGGGGKGKTIEEMYQKKSQLEHILLRPDTYIGSIEKHTSNLWVYQNGEMVNRSITYVPGLYKIFDEILVNAADNKQRDPSMDSVKVTIDVEQNCISVYNNGAGVPVEIHQEERVYVPELIFGHLLTSSNYDDTVKKTTGGRNGYGAKLTNIFSTEFIIETADGMRLKKYKQVFTNNMGNKTTPVITKCKESENWTRVTYKPDLSKFNMTHLEDDVVALMQKRVIDLAGCLGKTVKVELNGTRVPVKSFLDYVDLYLQSAGKSRDTPLLRMTEKVNDRWEICVSLSDGQFQQVSFVNGIATIKGGTHVNYVTDQITNHVMNVVNKKNKNANLKAHNVKNYLWVFVNALIDNPAFDSQTKETLTIRPNSFGSKCELTPAFLSKVAKSGIVDSLLSWANFKQNKDLKKTDGTKTERVHNINKLEDANHAGGKNSEKCTLILTEGDSAKALAMAGLAVVGRDHYGVFPLRGKLLNVREASTTQVRDNEEIKNIKRILGLQQDKEYTSLKSLRYGSLMIMTDQDHDGSHIKGLLINFIHSFWPSLLKIPSFLVEFITPIVKATHKNGNTLAFYSMPEYEAWKESLRGNASGWSIKYYKGLGTSTSKEGRDYFQNLDQHKKDFIWIDERDGEAIELAFSKKKIEERKSWLRQFEPGVHLDQKEKLIKYSDFVHKELIQFSMADLQRSIPSMVDGLKPGQRKILFSSFKRNFVKEAKVAQFSGYVSEHSAYHHGEQSLASTIIGMAQDFVGSNNINLLQPNGQFGTRNLGGKDHASARYIYTRLSPITRFLFSKDDDRLLDYLNEDGQSIEPTWYVPIIPTVLVNGSEGIGTGWSSYIPNYNPRDIVANVRRLLDGDAMVPMDPWYRGFTGTIEKTVKESGVSYTACGIIDEVNETSLRISELPIRRWTQDYKEFLESISEGNDKAKDPFIEGFTQHSDHSTVDIIVHLREEKLMVAKQEGLLKKFKLTTSISTSNMHLFDRKGVIKKFDTPEQILEDFFHLRLEFYEKRKKVLLENLELELLKLENKVRFILGVVNGEIIVSNRKRADLFLELQQKGFTPFPKKTKALEPEVAGATENTEDTEENSEAAVEKGARISDYEYLISMAIGTLTIERVQALLADRDKANAEVDELRKSTPRSLWLKDLDALEMELNELEKSEALAEEAKKRARTQVKNVPASKGTKQAPKPRKNAKKANNAEASSSVMEIEKAPEIAKRRGGAGPKKAPAAKQVKSSVVLSDDDDDEVLELKERLAAYNLDSSPENSAGKDTEVPQEPVQKKEANKKVVMQLDSDDDFEEEIAAAPKRGGTKAAGKPKAAASKPPAAAKKRGAAANKQQPQTSSGQKLLTDMLKPAAESSRASPEPKVRKMRASPFNKKSGSVMGRVGLADEMIESDDKVDTPSTEERSEAPVVARARPQRVNRRQTRYVLSDSESEPASEDSDFDAVDDIDDD, encoded by the exons ATGGCGATCGAGAAGAAACTCCCACTCCAAACCAGCAACAACGCCAACATCGACCACCCAGCCCCGGCCGATGGCGGCGGCGGCAAAGGCAAGACGATCGAAGAAATGTACCAGAAGAAGAGCCAGCTGGAGCACATCTTGCTCCGACCAGATACCTACATTGGGTCGATCGAGAAGCACACCTCGAACCTATGGGTCTACCAAAACGGCGAGATGGTCAACCGTTCCATCACCTACGTTCCCGGACTGTACAAGATCTTCGATGAGATCCTCGTCAATGCCGCCGATAACAAACAGCGAGATCCATCAATGGACTCCGTCAAAGTCACCATTGACGTCGAGCAGAACTGCATCAGCGTCTACAACAATGGCGCTGGGGTTCCCGTCGAGATTCATCAGGAGGAGAGGGTCTACGTCCCGGAGTTGATCTTCGGACACCTCCTGACCAGCAGCAATTACGACGATACAGTGAAGAAGACCACCGGTGGACGCAACGGCTACGGCGCCAAGCTTACGAACATCTTCTCCACCGAGTTCATAATCGAGACGGCAGACGGTATGCGACTGAAGAAGTATAAGCAG GTGTTCACCAACAACATGGGGAACAAGACTACGCCAGTCATCACAAAGTGCAAAGAGAGTGAGAACTGGACCAGGGTTACGTATAAGCCCGACCTGTCGAAGTTTAATATGACCCATCTGGAAGATGATGTGGTGGCGTTGATGCAAAAGAGAGTAATTGACTTGGCTGGATGCCTTGGAAAGACAGTGAAGGTTGAGCTGAACGGAACGAGGGTCCCTGTAAAGTCATTTCTTGATTACGTTGACCTCTACTTACAATCTGCTGGAAAATCTAGAGATACTCCCCTTCTAAG GATGACAGAGAAAGTCAATGATAGGTGGGAGATTTGCGTGAGTCTCAGCGACGGGCAGTTTCAACAG GTCAGCTTTGTGAATGGAATTGCAACAATCAAGGGCGGAACTCATGTGAATTACGTAACAGATCAGATCACGAACCATGTGATGAATGTTGTAAATAAGAAGAACAAGAATGCCAACCTCAAAGCCCATAATGTGAAGAATTATCTATGGGTCTTTGTCAATGCTCTTATTGACAACCCTGCATTTGATTCCCAAACAAAGGAAACTCTCACTATTCGCCCAAATAGTTTTGGATCTAAATGTGAACTTACACCGGCCTTCTTAAGTAAAG TTGCAAAATCTGGAATTGTGGATAGTCTTCTCTCTTGGGCAAATTTTAAACAGAACAAAGACCTGAAGAAAACTGATGGAACTAAAACAGAGAGGGTTCATAATATCAACAAGCTTGAGGATGCTAACCATGCTGGAGGAAAGAATTCTGAGAAGTGTACTTTGATATTGACAGAAGGAGACTCAGCTAAGGCTCTTGCA ATGGCGGGTCTTGCTGTTGTGGGTAGAGATCATTACGGTGTTTTTCCGTTGAGAGGTAAACTGCTCAATGTAAGAGAAGCTAGTACCACTCAGGTCAGGGATAATGAGGAAATTAAGAATATCAAGAGGATTCTGGGACTGCAGCAAGATAAAGAGTATACCAGTCTTAAGTCCTTGAGATATGGCAGTCTGATGATTATGACTGATCAG GACCATGATGGTTCCCACATCAAGGGACTCCTTATCAACTTCATTCATTCCTTCTGGCCATCGCTGCTTAAAATTCCATCTTTTTTGGTTGAGTTTATAACTCCGATTGTCAAG GCAACACACAAAAATGGGAATACCCTTGCATTTTACTCCATGCCTGAGTATGAGGCATGGAAGGAAAGTTTGAGGGGCAATGCAAGTGGCTGGTCCATAAAATATTATAAG GGGTTGGGAACAAGCACGTCTAAAGAAGGAAGGGACTATTTTCAAAATCTTGATCAGCACAAGAAAGACTTTATTTGGATAGATGAGCGTGATGGGGAGGCAATTGAGCTTGCTTTCAGtaagaagaaaatagaagagAGGAAGAGCTGGCTTCGGCAGTTTGAG CCTGGAGTACATCTTGATCAGAAGGAGAAGCTTATTAAGTACAGTGACTTTGTTCACAAGGAACTTATACAGTTTTCCATGGCGGACCTGCAAAGGTCTATTCCGTCAATGGTTGATGGCTTGAAGCCAGGTCAAAGGAAGATTCTCTTTAGCTCCTTTAAGAGGAACTTTGTCAAGGAAGCAAAAGTTGCCCAGTTTTCTGGTTACGTGTCTGAGCATTCTGCCTACCACCATGGTGAGCAGAGTCTTGCAAGTACTATCATTGGGATGGCACAGGATTTTGTGGGGAGCAATAATATCAATCTTCTTCAACCGAATGGTCAATTTGGTACCCGTAACTTG GGAGGCAAAGACCATGCAAGTGCTCGTTATATATATACTCGACTTTCTCCTATTACAAGGTTCCTTTTCTCAAAGGATGATGATAGACTTCTTGACTACTTGAATGAAGATGGGCAATCTATTGAGCCAACTTG GTATGTGCCAATTATTCCAACGGTGCTTGTTAATGGTAGTGAAGGAATTGGGACAGGGTGGAGCTCTTACATTCCTAATTATAACCCGAGAGACATTGTTGCAAATGTGAGGCGTTTGCTTGATGGTGATGCAATGGTGCCAATGGATCCCTGGTACAGGGGATTTACTGGAACTATTGAGAAAACTGTCAAGGAGTCTGGTGTGAGCTACACTGCCTGTGGGATCATAGACGAAGTCAATGAGACGTCACTCAGGATTTCAGAGCTGCCAATCCGTAGGTGGACTCAAGATTATAAGGAATTCCTCGAGTCTATCTCTGAAGGAAATGATAAAGCCAAGGATCCATTCATTGAG GGTTTCACACAGCACAGTGATCACAGTACTGTAGATATCATAGTCCACTTGCGTGAGGAGAAACTGATGGTGGCCAAGCAAGAGGGTTTGCTGAAGAAATTTAAACTGACCACCAGCATAAGCACGAGTAATATGCACCTGTTTGATCGAAAAGGCGTGATAAAGAAATTTGACACTCCAGAACAAA tTCTTGAGGACTTTTTTCACTTAAGGCTTGAATTCTATGAGAAAAGAAAG aaagtgctattggaAAACCTTGAGTTGGAACTGTTGAAATTGGAGAACAAGGTTAGGTTTATCCTTGGTGTCGTAAATGGAGAGATCATTGTGAGCAATAGAAAGAGAGCTGATCTATTCCTTGAGCTCCAACAGAAAGGTTTCACTCCTTTTCCGAAGAAAACCAAAGCCCTAGAGCCAGAAGTTGCAGGGGCAACTGAAAATACAGAAGATACAGAAGAGAACTCTGAGGCTGCTGTTGAAAAGGGAGCACGGATTAGTGACTATGAGTATCTAATATCCATGGCAATTGGGACCTTGACCATTGAGAGGGTTCAGGCCCTATTGGCTGATAGGGATAAGGCCAATGCAGAGGTTGATGAGTTGAGGAAATCAACACCAAGGTCACTGTGGTTGAAGGATCTTGATGCTCTTGAAATGGAACTCAAT GAGCTGGAGAAAAGTGAGGCTTTAGCAGAGGAGGCAAAAAAGAGAGCAAGAACCCAAGTGAAAAATGTACCTGCTTCTAAGGGTACTAAACAAGCACCTAAACCACGGAAAAATGCTAAGAAGGCCAACAATGCAGAGGCTTCCAGTTCTGTGATGGAAATAG AGAAAGCTCCTGAGATAGCGAAAAGGAGAGGAGGAGCAGGTCCAAAGAAAGCTCCTGCAGCCA AGCAAGTGAAATCCTCTGTTGTTCtgagtgatgatgatgatgatgaagtgcTTGAGCTGAAAGAAAGACTTGCTGCCTATAACCTTGATTCGTCTCCTGAAAATTCCGCAG GCAAGGATACTGAAGTGCCACAAGAACCAGTCCAGAAGAAAGAAGCTAACAAAAAGGTGGTCATGCAACTAGACAGCGACGATGATTTCGAAGAAGAAATAGCAGCTGCCCCAAAGAGGGGAGGGACAAAAGCTGCTGGAAAGCCAAAGGCGGCAGCATCAAAACCCCCAGCGGCAGCAAAGAAAAGAGGCGCAGCAGCTAACAAGCAGCAGCCTCAAACTTCATCAGGCCAGAAGCTTTTAACTGACATGTTGAAGCCTGCTGCTGAAAGTTCCAGGGCTTCACCTGAGCCAAAAGTGAGGAAGATGAGGGCATCGCCATTCAACAAGAAAAGTGGTTCTGTGATGGGCAGAGTTGGTTTGGCAGATGAGATGATTGAAAGCGATGACAAGGTGGACACTCCTTCCACTGAAGAAAGAAGTGAAGCTCCAGTTGTAGCAAGAGCTAGACCTCAGAGGGTGAATCGCAGGCAGACAAGGTATGTGTTGAGTGATTCCGAGAGTGAGCCGGCCAGTGAAGATTCCGACTTTGATGCAGTTGATGACATTGACGATGATTAG